Proteins found in one Leguminivora glycinivorella isolate SPB_JAAS2020 chromosome 4, LegGlyc_1.1, whole genome shotgun sequence genomic segment:
- the LOC125225731 gene encoding uncharacterized protein LOC125225731 produces MWYEILPSFCIITAALGLPGWGLYHCHNLILGNHFRRSLLDRWDRHTYQRDMRLTGNPYKVNGLDDIPDK; encoded by the exons ATGTGGTACGAAATTCTGCCTAGTTTCTGCATTATTACAGCAGCCCTGGGCTTGCCTGGTTGGGGCTTATATCATTGCCACAACCTTATCTTAGGCAAC CATTTCAGGCGCTCTTTACTTGATAGGTGGGACCGCCATACTTACCAACGTGATATGCGGCTAACTGGCAACCCCTACAAAGTAAAT gGGCTTGATGATATTCCAGATAAATAA
- the LOC125225393 gene encoding mitotic spindle assembly checkpoint protein MAD2B — MTDNCFVDITIEFLAVAFHNILYYASVYPKSVFETRKKYSVVVYRCIHPEVNQYLDLCLKNLAECLKSEQLRRAQFSVTDEKYKPVINFVFDFEKQRQSDENSDAYLIQAEQNLRAFCLNLVSNSEKFLVPDDCSFTIFIHTNESNAVALANNPELEDFPFVEAEGAAEEINNIIPLRRFNLRSYNIDTYIEIK, encoded by the coding sequence ATGACTGATAATTGTTTCGTGGATATTACGATTGAATTTCTAGCCGTTGCCTTCCACAACATTCTGTATTACGCCTCTGTTTATCCGAAAAGTGTCTTCGAAACCAGAAAGAAGTATAGCGTCGTTGTTTACCGCTGCATACACCCAGAAGTCAATCAATACCTCGACCTGTGCCTCAAAAATCTTGCAGAATGCTTGAAGAGTGAGCAATTGAGACGCGCACAGTTTTCCGTTACAGATGAAAAGTACAAACCTGTGATCAATTTTGTTTTCGATTTTGAGAAACAAAGACAGTCTGATGAAAATTCAGATGCTTATTTGATTCAAGCTGAGCAAAATCTGCGAGCTTTTTGTTTGAATTTGGTCAGCAATAGTGAGAAGTTCTTAGTCCCTGATGACTGTAGCTTCACAATATTTATACACACAAATGAATCTAATGCTGTGGCATTGGCAAATAATCCTGAATTGGAGGACTTTCCTTTTGTTGAAGCTGAGGGTGCTGCAGAGgagataaataatattataccatTAAGGAGATTTAATTTAAGATCTTATAATATTGACACCTATAtagaaattaaatga
- the LOC125225392 gene encoding gamma-butyrobetaine dioxygenase-like translates to MLAFRKLCSNKLISNVLKSSVTQIHTQNVLLKQSDILKLVISGQSLQFPYVWLRDNCQCEQCFHRSAKSRTVDWSKFDLNVKAKDVQKGENSVKLTWDDGHISEFDFKWLMFRNFTAENKKLYDSAIYKPAKISWDGKDFQEICAKHDYNEILNSNKALYNWLHSLSVYGVALIQNTPNSAAAVDKIVDTIGFTRRTHYGVKFVVQNVPNTSNVAYLNTNLQVHIDLPYYEYCPGVNMLHCLEQTQSKGGENILSDAHYVASYIKQNHPEQFKLLTDVEIEWSDIGTEDGNEFFKLHRSPVICLDKHGEIMRINFSVPQRGNYFPGPVELVQPWYEAWALFLNLNHKFSAKFKTKAGDILTFDNIRLLHGRNAYEDSSNNVRKLIGAYVDWDEIYSRWRCLKVKLENMDGV, encoded by the coding sequence ATGCTCGCGTTCAGAAAACTCTGCTCAAATAAGCTAATATctaatgtattaaaaagtagTGTTACTCAAATTCACACACAGAATGTGCTTTTAAAACAAAGTGATATATTAAAGCTGGTTATAAGTGGCCAATCTTTACAGTTTCCTTATGTGTGGTTGAGAGATAACTGCCAGTGCGAACAGTGTTTCCACCGATCTGCGAAAAGCCGGACAGTTGACTGGAGCAAATTCGACTTAAACGTTAAGGCGAAAGATGTACAGAAGGGTGAAAATTCTGTGAAGCTTACCTGGGATGATGGACATATATCGGAGTTTGACTTTAAGTGGCTGATGTTCAGAAACTTTACTGCAGAGAACAAGAAGCTTTATGACAGTGCTATTTACAAACCTGCCAAAATTTCTTGGGATGGTAAGGATTTTCAGGAGATCTGTGCCAAACATGATTACAATGAAATTTTGAACTCAAACAAGGCTTTGTACAACTGGTTACACAGTCTATCAGTTTATGGAGTAGCTTTGATTCAAAATACACCAAACTCTGCTGCAGCTGTAGACAAAATCGTGGACACCATTGGATTCACGCGGAGAACACATTATGGTGTAAAATTCGTAGTACAAAATGTACCTAACACCAGTAATGTTGCATATCTAAACACCAATCTACAAGTGCATATTGACTTGCCCTATTATGAATACTGCCCAGGAGTTAATATGTTGCACTGTTTAGAGCAAACTCAAAGTAAAGGTGGAGAGAATATTCTATCTGATGCTCACTATGTGGCTTCATATATAAAACAAAACCATCCAGAGCAGTTCAAGCTTCTAACGGATGTTGAAATTGAATGGAGTGACATTGGAACTGAAGATGGTAATGAATTTTTCAAACTTCACAGATCTCCAGTTATATGCCTGGATAAACATGGAGAAATAATGAGAATAAATTTCTCTGTTCCACAAAGAGGAAACTACTTTCCGGGGCCTGTAGAACTTGTTCAACCTTGGTATGAAGCATGGGCCCTATTTCTGAATTTAAATCATAAGTTCTCAGCTAAATTCAAGACGAAAGCTGGGGATATATTGACTTTTGATAACATAAGGTTGCTGCATGGACGGAATGCATATGAAGACAGCTCGAATAATGTACGTAAATTGATTGGTGCCTATGTGGATTGGGACGAAATATACTCACGGTGGAGATGTTTAAAAGTTAAATTGGAGAATATGGATGGAGTTTGA